In one Alphaproteobacteria bacterium genomic region, the following are encoded:
- a CDS encoding PAS-domain containing protein: MSETANSAVRQGGRRDDDQAAELLREAASEITQGLLVVDGDLTIVFVNNPYRDFFGFSPDDPAVQPGAPLEEMLHALASRGEYGGDEPDSYVEERLRPVRERAEYTAERRLSSGRYVEISGHPLSNGGYVFTFTDVTDRVAEKERLDRLVRDRTEELHEANKKLIDGIEYARLIQTGILPQKSFFDSQVGPNFLLFRPADIVGGDFYIGVKTDYGTYIGLGDCTGHGVPGAMMTMMAASVCRRAINETGVGGPAAVMMAIDRIVRINLHQTEAQVGPDNGLELTLCLVESDLGRVRIAGAGLDAFVQKQNDIERIRGTKHGLGYGRQTSSATLIQEAVFTDREAERIFLTSDGILDQAGGDKGYGYGRRRLTDALKQGTGLPIEEQGALLAADVETYSKGHVQRDDLAVLGFCLKQDRPPARRTSVGG; this comes from the coding sequence ATGTCGGAAACGGCAAACAGTGCTGTACGCCAGGGCGGTCGACGCGACGACGACCAAGCTGCGGAACTGCTGCGTGAGGCCGCATCGGAGATCACGCAGGGACTGCTGGTCGTCGATGGCGATCTGACAATTGTCTTCGTCAACAACCCCTATCGCGACTTTTTCGGTTTCTCGCCGGATGATCCGGCTGTCCAGCCGGGCGCCCCCTTGGAAGAAATGCTCCACGCGCTGGCCTCTCGCGGGGAATATGGTGGCGACGAACCTGACAGTTATGTCGAGGAGCGTCTCCGCCCGGTCCGCGAGCGCGCGGAATACACTGCGGAGCGTCGGCTCAGCAGCGGCCGCTACGTCGAGATCAGCGGCCATCCGCTGTCCAACGGCGGTTATGTCTTCACCTTCACGGATGTCACCGATCGTGTCGCGGAAAAGGAACGTCTCGATCGCCTTGTCCGGGACCGCACGGAAGAACTGCACGAGGCCAACAAGAAGCTGATCGATGGCATCGAGTATGCCCGCCTGATCCAGACAGGGATCCTGCCGCAGAAATCCTTCTTCGACAGTCAGGTCGGGCCCAACTTCCTGCTGTTCAGGCCGGCGGACATCGTCGGTGGTGACTTCTATATCGGCGTCAAGACCGACTACGGCACCTATATCGGTCTCGGCGATTGCACCGGTCACGGGGTACCGGGCGCCATGATGACGATGATGGCGGCCTCCGTCTGCCGCCGCGCCATCAACGAGACCGGGGTCGGCGGGCCCGCGGCCGTGATGATGGCCATCGACCGGATCGTGCGCATCAACCTGCATCAGACCGAAGCACAGGTTGGACCGGATAATGGTCTGGAACTGACCCTCTGCCTTGTGGAATCCGATCTCGGCCGGGTCCGCATCGCCGGTGCGGGCCTGGACGCCTTTGTTCAGAAACAGAACGACATCGAGCGAATCCGGGGAACGAAACACGGGCTTGGCTATGGCCGTCAGACCAGTTCGGCGACCCTGATCCAGGAAGCCGTCTTCACGGACCGGGAAGCGGAGCGAATCTTTCTGACCTCCGACGGTATTCTGGACCAGGCCGGCGGAGACAAGGGCTACGGCTACGGCCGGCGCCGCCTGACCGATGCCCTGAAGCAGGGCACCGGATTGCCGATCGAGGAACAGGGCGCGCTTCTCGCCGCGGATGTCGAGACCTACAGCAAGGGACATGTGCAGCGCGACGATCTTGCGGTGCTTGGCTTTTGTCTGAAGCAGGACCGGCCGCCCGCACGAAGAACTTCGG
- a CDS encoding metal ABC transporter ATP-binding protein, whose product MADSATAVASLSPRDDQVSANETRAGSPLVEAVDIGVRGGGRWLIRHIDLSVRPGEIVTVIGPNGSGKSTLVKTVLGVLRPAEGKVARKSGLRVGYVPQRLSVDWTLPLTVDRLIRLTGPVPEGERKAALEAVGIPHLARAEVRTLSGGEFQRALLARAIARKPDLLVLDEPVQGVDVAGEVALYALIDEIRHKTGCGILMISHDLHVVMAATDTVLCLNGHVCCSGTPQSVAEDPAYRALFGARAAASIAVYAHHHDHTHLPDGRVRHADGSIADGCHHDIQHDGHEHAAPDPRTHSGKEGRP is encoded by the coding sequence ATGGCCGATAGTGCAACTGCGGTGGCGTCCCTTTCGCCCCGAGACGATCAGGTATCCGCCAATGAAACGAGGGCGGGGTCGCCCTTGGTCGAGGCCGTCGATATCGGTGTTCGAGGCGGTGGCCGCTGGCTGATCCGACATATCGATCTGTCCGTCCGGCCCGGCGAGATCGTCACCGTCATCGGCCCCAACGGCTCCGGCAAATCGACACTGGTCAAGACAGTCCTGGGCGTTCTCCGTCCTGCGGAAGGCAAGGTCGCGCGAAAATCCGGCCTGCGTGTCGGCTACGTGCCGCAGCGCCTCAGCGTCGACTGGACCCTGCCGCTAACAGTGGACAGGCTGATCCGGTTGACCGGACCGGTGCCCGAAGGCGAACGCAAGGCGGCCCTGGAGGCCGTCGGGATCCCTCATCTGGCGCGTGCGGAGGTTCGCACCCTTTCCGGCGGCGAGTTTCAGCGCGCCCTTCTGGCCCGGGCGATCGCCCGCAAGCCGGACCTGCTGGTCCTCGACGAACCGGTGCAGGGCGTCGACGTCGCCGGAGAGGTCGCCCTGTATGCCCTGATCGACGAGATCCGGCACAAGACCGGCTGCGGCATTCTGATGATTTCCCACGACCTGCACGTCGTGATGGCCGCGACCGACACCGTCTTGTGTCTGAACGGGCATGTGTGCTGCAGCGGCACGCCGCAAAGCGTCGCCGAGGACCCGGCCTATCGTGCCCTGTTCGGTGCCCGGGCCGCCGCGTCGATTGCAGTCTATGCCCATCATCACGACCACACCCATCTTCCCGACGGTCGGGTGCGACACGCCGACGGGTCCATCGCGGACGGCTGCCATCACGACATCCAACATGACGGTCACGAACACGCGGCACCCGATCCGCGGACGCATTCCGGAAAGGAAGGCCGCCCATGA
- a CDS encoding RidA family protein: MNDILHPTNWKKASGYANGIAAPANGRTLYLGGQIGWNGQQEFESDDFIDQVRQTLSNIVAILAEAGAGPEHLVRLTWYVTDKKEYLTRLREVGEAYRAVLGRNFPAMTMVQVVALVEDRAKVEIEATAVLPA, from the coding sequence ATGAATGACATACTGCACCCGACCAATTGGAAGAAGGCCTCCGGCTATGCCAACGGGATTGCCGCACCGGCAAACGGCCGCACGCTCTATCTCGGCGGCCAGATCGGCTGGAACGGACAGCAGGAGTTTGAAAGCGACGATTTCATCGATCAGGTCCGGCAGACTCTGTCCAACATCGTCGCCATCCTGGCCGAAGCCGGTGCCGGTCCGGAGCATCTGGTGCGGCTGACCTGGTATGTCACTGACAAGAAGGAATACCTGACCCGCCTGCGGGAGGTCGGTGAGGCTTACCGTGCGGTCCTGGGGCGTAACTTCCCGGCGATGACCATGGTTCAGGTAGTCGCGCTTGTGGAGGACCGCGCCAAGGTCGAGATCGAGGCAACGGCCGTTCTCCCCGCCTGA
- the pcaD gene encoding 3-oxoadipate enol-lactonase: MRFESIGDLTHHVSLEGPAGAPVVAFANSLGTDFRIWDGVVDRLPPSVRILRYDMRGHGLTSAPQAPYAMTDLRDDLLGILDRLGLDQVALVGLSVGGMVAQSAAAKAPERFSKLVLCDTGHVIATREIWNARIETVETGGMTAIVDSVLDRWFGPDFKTRDPALHAGMHAMLTTIPPQGYNGICAAIRDADLTEDTARIAVPALCLCGTEDKATPTELVASLADLLPNGSYMAIPGAGHLPCIEQPDAVARHIIEFLGL, from the coding sequence ATGCGTTTCGAATCCATCGGCGACTTGACCCATCACGTATCGCTGGAAGGTCCGGCCGGGGCGCCGGTTGTCGCCTTCGCGAATTCCCTGGGGACGGATTTTCGCATCTGGGACGGGGTGGTCGATCGCCTGCCGCCTTCAGTCCGAATCCTGCGCTACGACATGCGCGGCCATGGGCTTACCAGTGCGCCGCAGGCCCCCTATGCGATGACCGATCTGCGGGATGATCTGTTGGGCATTCTGGATCGGTTGGGGCTCGACCAGGTGGCGCTGGTCGGCCTGTCGGTCGGTGGCATGGTTGCCCAGAGCGCCGCCGCAAAGGCGCCGGAAAGGTTCTCAAAGCTGGTGCTCTGTGACACCGGGCACGTGATTGCGACTCGCGAGATCTGGAATGCGCGGATCGAAACCGTGGAGACCGGCGGGATGACCGCGATTGTGGATTCCGTTCTGGACCGGTGGTTCGGTCCGGACTTCAAGACGCGCGACCCGGCGCTACATGCCGGAATGCACGCCATGCTGACGACGATTCCGCCCCAGGGCTATAACGGGATCTGCGCCGCAATCCGCGATGCCGACCTGACCGAAGACACCGCGCGGATTGCCGTGCCGGCCCTGTGCCTGTGCGGCACGGAAGACAAGGCGACGCCGACGGAACTGGTCGCGTCTTTGGCCGATCTGCTGCCGAACGGCAGCTATATGGCCATTCCGGGCGCCGGTCATCTGCCCTGCATCGAGCAGCCGGACGCCGTGGCGCGCCACATCATCGAGTTTCTGGGCCTGTAG
- a CDS encoding zinc ABC transporter substrate-binding protein: MIETLQRGLTATFTAVAILAVGVSHAEEAPKVVASIKPLHSLVAGVMDGVGEPTLIIDGLSSPHGFSLKPSHVAAMNEADAVFWIGQALETSLDRPIDTLPDTVRRVALIEAQGMQLLRFREEADFEGHDHDHADHGHDDHDHDEHADEGHAHEGQGHGDHAHDEHAHDDHAHDDHAHKEHGHDDHALSQFDPHVWLDPRNAVVMVREIAATLSQVDPNHAETYRRNAADMTDRLNALVENVHAQLADAKGVPYAVFHDAYQYFEHRFELTAVGSVTVNPETPPSAERVREIQDKLKRLNVACIFTEPQFSEKVVKVAAEGSSAGVGQLDPHGVDAPAGPNHYFATIESLANSIATCLAANS; the protein is encoded by the coding sequence ATGATCGAAACGCTTCAGCGCGGTTTGACTGCCACATTCACAGCAGTCGCGATTCTGGCTGTTGGCGTGTCTCATGCGGAAGAGGCCCCGAAGGTCGTGGCGTCGATCAAGCCGCTCCATTCCCTGGTGGCCGGCGTGATGGACGGTGTGGGGGAGCCGACACTGATTATCGACGGCCTGTCCTCGCCCCATGGATTTTCCCTGAAGCCGTCACATGTTGCGGCGATGAACGAGGCCGATGCCGTTTTCTGGATCGGACAGGCCCTGGAAACATCGCTGGATCGCCCGATCGACACCCTGCCGGACACGGTAAGGCGCGTCGCACTCATCGAAGCCCAGGGGATGCAACTGCTCCGTTTCCGGGAAGAGGCGGACTTTGAGGGGCACGACCACGATCATGCTGACCACGGACATGATGACCATGATCACGACGAGCATGCTGACGAGGGACATGCCCATGAGGGGCAAGGGCACGGCGATCATGCCCATGACGAACACGCCCATGATGACCACGCCCACGACGACCATGCTCATAAGGAGCACGGCCATGACGACCACGCCCTGTCGCAGTTCGATCCGCATGTCTGGCTTGATCCGCGCAACGCCGTTGTGATGGTGCGGGAAATTGCGGCGACCCTGTCTCAGGTCGATCCGAATCATGCGGAGACATACCGCCGTAACGCGGCTGACATGACCGACAGGCTAAATGCGCTGGTCGAGAATGTGCACGCCCAGCTCGCCGATGCGAAGGGCGTCCCTTATGCGGTCTTTCATGATGCCTATCAGTATTTCGAGCACCGCTTTGAGCTGACCGCCGTCGGTTCGGTGACCGTGAACCCCGAAACACCGCCCAGTGCGGAACGGGTGCGCGAAATCCAGGACAAACTGAAGCGGCTGAATGTCGCCTGCATCTTCACGGAGCCGCAATTTTCGGAGAAGGTTGTAAAGGTAGCGGCGGAGGGAAGTTCCGCCGGGGTCGGTCAACTGGATCCGCATGGTGTGGACGCACCGGCGGGGCCAAACCACTATTTCGCCACCATCGAATCCCTGGCGAACTCCATCGCGACCTGTCTGGCGGCCAACAGCTGA
- a CDS encoding Fur family transcriptional regulator, producing MSEGHRTLTKNEALVFGALRKSDQPMSAYALLDLLRDSGLRAPVQVYRALDRLVEFGMAHRLESLNAFVACNHPDCDDTGQAAFAICEGCGKVTEFTDPALETRLADWADQASFIPNRTTVELRGHCADCAGRR from the coding sequence ATGAGTGAGGGCCATCGCACATTGACGAAGAACGAGGCGCTCGTCTTCGGGGCGCTCCGCAAGTCGGACCAGCCGATGAGCGCCTATGCCCTGCTGGACCTCCTGCGGGACTCCGGATTGCGGGCGCCTGTGCAGGTCTACCGCGCGCTCGACCGCCTTGTGGAATTCGGCATGGCGCACCGTCTGGAGAGCTTGAACGCCTTCGTTGCCTGCAACCACCCGGACTGCGACGACACCGGACAGGCCGCCTTTGCAATCTGCGAAGGGTGCGGCAAGGTCACGGAATTCACCGATCCCGCCCTGGAAACACGACTGGCCGATTGGGCCGACCAGGCGTCCTTCATTCCGAACCGCACAACGGTGGAACTGCGTGGCCACTGCGCGGACTGTGCCGGGCGCCGCTGA
- a CDS encoding thioesterase family protein has product MAAFATTRKILFQHCDPAGIVFYPRYFELLNAVVEEWFDLELGVPFSELHGARHSGIPTVSIDVQFKRPSRLGEEITIEYGIEKLGGASLTARFAFLGPEGEVRLEGSQVLVHTDLEALKPTPFPDDLREKMAHFLLDEEPNDE; this is encoded by the coding sequence ATGGCTGCCTTCGCAACGACACGCAAGATTTTATTCCAGCACTGCGACCCGGCGGGGATCGTCTTCTACCCCCGCTACTTCGAACTGCTGAATGCGGTGGTGGAAGAATGGTTCGACCTGGAACTCGGTGTCCCGTTCTCGGAACTGCATGGGGCGCGGCACAGCGGAATTCCCACCGTGTCCATCGATGTCCAGTTCAAGCGCCCCAGCCGTCTGGGTGAGGAGATCACCATTGAATACGGGATCGAGAAGCTGGGGGGCGCCAGCCTGACCGCCCGCTTCGCCTTCCTGGGGCCGGAGGGCGAGGTGCGCCTGGAAGGAAGCCAGGTGCTGGTTCATACCGACCTGGAAGCCTTGAAGCCGACCCCCTTCCCCGATGACCTGCGCGAAAAGATGGCGCATTTCCTGTTGGATGAGGAACCGAATGATGAATGA
- a CDS encoding metal ABC transporter permease, producing MTFLDDFFTRALIAGIGVAVVAGPLGCFVVWRRLAYFGDTLSHSALLGVAMAFLIEVDMVLGVFGISALIAVSLLVLQRRAELSSDSILGLLSHSALALGMVAIAVLTTIRVDLIGVLFGDILAVSQMDIAIIYGGGALILAVLIAIWRPLFAATVNRELAEAEGVGPARADLIFMLLMAVAVAIAIKVVGALLITALLIIPAATARRLAVGPESMAVLAAAIGALSVIVGLYSSLSFDTPSGPSIVVAATFAFLVSLALPPLAGILRRPERENSGS from the coding sequence ATGACCTTTCTGGACGATTTCTTCACCCGCGCCCTGATCGCCGGCATCGGCGTCGCGGTGGTCGCCGGACCGCTTGGCTGCTTCGTGGTCTGGCGGCGCCTTGCCTATTTCGGTGACACCCTGTCCCACTCGGCCTTGCTCGGTGTCGCCATGGCCTTCCTCATTGAGGTCGACATGGTGCTGGGCGTCTTCGGCATTTCCGCCCTGATCGCCGTCAGCCTCTTGGTCCTGCAACGGCGCGCCGAATTGTCTTCCGATTCCATCCTGGGGCTTCTGTCGCATTCCGCCCTTGCCCTCGGCATGGTCGCTATCGCGGTGCTGACAACCATTCGGGTCGACCTGATCGGTGTCCTGTTCGGTGACATTCTGGCTGTCTCGCAGATGGACATTGCGATCATCTATGGCGGGGGCGCGCTCATTCTCGCCGTGCTGATCGCCATCTGGCGCCCGTTGTTCGCCGCCACGGTCAATCGCGAACTGGCGGAGGCCGAGGGCGTCGGACCGGCCCGCGCCGATCTGATCTTCATGCTGCTGATGGCGGTCGCGGTGGCCATTGCGATCAAGGTCGTCGGCGCCCTGCTGATTACCGCCCTGCTGATCATTCCGGCCGCCACCGCGCGCCGTCTTGCCGTCGGTCCGGAAAGTATGGCCGTCCTTGCCGCCGCGATCGGCGCCCTGTCTGTGATCGTGGGACTCTACAGTTCCCTTTCCTTCGACACGCCGTCCGGACCATCGATCGTGGTCGCCGCGACGTTCGCCTTTCTGGTAAGCTTGGCATTGCCACCGCTGGCGGGAATACTGCGGCGGCCGGAAAGGGAGAATTCAGGTTCATGA
- a CDS encoding sulfite exporter TauE/SafE family protein, which yields MLWTLSLGLMIGMQHALEADHVAAVSCIAARERSVRKIVRHGAVWGVGHTVTLMLVAGGAILLGASLPDRFAVALEMLVGVMLVALGIHVLVRLIRERVHFHRHRHSDGTVHLHAHSHDQDITAGAPHLPAHDHDHPQGLPWRTLAIGMTHGLAGSAALLVLTAAGLQSPWMGVLYVLLFGVGSVLGMAVLSALMAVPLAWTARAMTWTHRGLQGLAGGATAALGLWIAVESVGRL from the coding sequence ATGCTTTGGACGCTTTCTCTCGGGCTGATGATCGGGATGCAGCATGCGCTGGAGGCGGATCACGTCGCCGCCGTATCCTGCATCGCCGCCCGCGAACGATCCGTCCGGAAGATCGTCCGCCACGGCGCGGTCTGGGGTGTCGGCCATACGGTCACACTGATGCTCGTGGCGGGTGGGGCAATCCTGCTGGGGGCCTCGCTTCCCGACCGGTTTGCGGTAGCCCTCGAAATGCTGGTCGGGGTCATGCTGGTGGCGTTGGGCATCCATGTCCTTGTTCGCCTGATCCGGGAACGGGTCCATTTTCACCGGCATCGCCATTCCGACGGCACGGTTCATCTCCACGCCCATTCCCATGATCAGGACATAACGGCCGGCGCGCCGCATCTGCCGGCCCACGACCACGATCATCCGCAAGGCCTGCCCTGGCGTACCCTCGCGATCGGCATGACCCACGGCCTCGCGGGGTCGGCGGCTCTGCTGGTGCTGACCGCGGCCGGGCTGCAGTCACCCTGGATGGGCGTACTGTACGTTCTGTTGTTCGGGGTTGGATCCGTGCTCGGCATGGCCGTGCTGTCGGCCCTGATGGCGGTCCCGCTGGCCTGGACCGCCAGGGCGATGACCTGGACCCATCGCGGGCTTCAGGGCCTCGCGGGCGGGGCGACCGCCGCGCTGGGCCTCTGGATCGCCGTGGAATCGGTTGGCCGCCTCTGA